The proteins below are encoded in one region of Geobacter sp.:
- a CDS encoding glycosyltransferase, with protein sequence MRILFVHNYYGSSAPSGENRVFEAEQALLKRHGHEVFEFVRNSDEIRLKGVFGIIQGACSTPWNYMAAHSIRQCVWRIQPDVVHVHNTFPLISPAIFHAIGSSAAKVLTLHNYRLFCPAAIPTRNGRACTDCIDGHSTLPALIHGCYRHSHIATLPLAASVALHRAIGTWTHKVDAFIALTDFQKDLMVKAGLPAKRVHVKPNFYPGNPTPIPWKVRGEYAVFAGRLSQEKGVETLVRAWALWGADAPELRIVGDGPLRGNLEQLAGRLSISFLGQLSSEAAQAQIAGAKLLILPSECFEGFPMVVREAFAFGTPAAVSNIGPLPVIVSNKENGVVFDPADPQSLVHVVRTTWNSPGLLETLSQGARLSFEGNYTEQANYLTLKRIYVQAIEENNKMGMR encoded by the coding sequence GTGAGAATACTTTTTGTTCATAATTACTATGGCTCATCGGCTCCCTCGGGTGAAAATAGGGTATTCGAGGCCGAACAGGCTCTGCTTAAACGTCATGGTCATGAAGTTTTTGAATTTGTTCGCAACAGTGACGAGATCCGTTTGAAGGGCGTTTTCGGCATAATACAGGGAGCATGTTCTACTCCCTGGAATTATATGGCAGCCCATTCTATTCGGCAATGTGTGTGGCGCATCCAGCCAGACGTTGTTCACGTCCACAACACCTTTCCCCTTATCTCTCCCGCAATCTTTCATGCCATTGGCAGCAGTGCTGCCAAAGTTCTCACACTGCATAACTACCGCCTGTTCTGTCCAGCAGCTATCCCTACAAGAAATGGTCGTGCCTGCACCGACTGCATCGATGGTCATTCTACGCTGCCGGCTCTCATTCACGGCTGCTATCGCCACAGTCACATTGCAACACTACCCTTGGCCGCAAGTGTCGCACTACACCGGGCCATTGGCACCTGGACACACAAGGTGGACGCATTTATCGCTCTGACTGACTTCCAGAAAGACCTGATGGTCAAAGCAGGGTTGCCAGCCAAGCGAGTGCATGTGAAGCCAAATTTCTATCCCGGCAATCCGACCCCTATCCCATGGAAAGTACGGGGCGAGTATGCAGTGTTTGCCGGCAGACTGTCACAGGAAAAGGGTGTCGAGACATTGGTCCGAGCCTGGGCTTTGTGGGGGGCGGATGCGCCAGAATTACGCATTGTGGGTGATGGTCCTCTGCGCGGCAACCTTGAACAACTGGCAGGCCGGTTGTCCATCAGCTTTTTGGGGCAACTCTCTTCTGAAGCGGCTCAAGCACAGATTGCCGGGGCAAAATTGCTGATCCTGCCATCGGAATGCTTTGAAGGTTTCCCCATGGTTGTTCGGGAAGCATTCGCCTTTGGCACACCGGCGGCAGTGTCCAATATTGGCCCATTACCGGTGATAGTAAGCAATAAAGAAAACGGTGTGGTCTTTGACCCGGCCGATCCGCAGTCTCTCGTCCATGTGGTGCGAACAACATGGAATTCGCCAGGATTGTTGGAAACGTTATCGCAAGGGGCACGACTATCATTTGAGGGTAACTATACCGAACAGGCCAATTATCTGACCTTGAAGCGGATCTACGTGCAGGCAATTGAAGAGAACAA
- a CDS encoding glycosyltransferase, with the protein MNILVTNVPAVYRIDLYERLGRSGWKIFFYARNAPEFAYCSDKRELSFPFEDVSLPFIFLRLVLLQPKVVVCINASPFTLLCGIYSWLFRRRFVIWWAGTDLSEERAGLLKRIFRRFVFRLADGFLTYSEFASAYLAKMGVNHKKITLLGNMTFEPAKFRALVDQERAKHISHPLTLLSIANLVERKNHSFLLIIFSELCKKFPDLRLVIAGEGPERLRLERMIRELKLAKVELRGHVNREEVPALLAEADIFMHPAIMDQWPQAINEAMAAGIPIIVSRQSGISETLFTNCENVVICELSVESFVNAATILLQVSAHRVNFSAESQAKLVELFNRSLITISNGC; encoded by the coding sequence ATGAATATATTGGTCACAAATGTACCTGCAGTCTACCGCATCGACTTGTACGAGAGGCTCGGCAGATCCGGCTGGAAGATTTTTTTCTATGCGCGTAATGCACCCGAGTTCGCATATTGTAGTGATAAGCGGGAGCTTTCCTTTCCCTTTGAGGATGTCTCTCTTCCTTTTATCTTCCTGCGCCTGGTTCTTTTGCAACCCAAGGTTGTGGTTTGCATCAATGCCTCTCCCTTTACACTGCTCTGTGGCATCTATTCATGGCTTTTCCGAAGACGTTTCGTAATCTGGTGGGCCGGCACCGATCTTTCCGAGGAACGAGCCGGGCTGCTGAAACGAATATTCCGCCGATTCGTCTTTCGACTAGCCGATGGATTCCTTACTTACAGTGAGTTTGCCAGTGCATATCTCGCAAAGATGGGCGTTAATCATAAGAAAATTACCTTGCTTGGAAACATGACGTTCGAACCTGCCAAATTTCGGGCATTGGTTGATCAAGAGCGTGCGAAGCATATTTCTCATCCGCTTACATTACTGTCGATTGCCAATCTAGTTGAACGCAAAAACCACTCATTTCTACTGATAATTTTCTCGGAATTATGCAAGAAATTCCCTGATCTAAGATTAGTAATTGCAGGTGAAGGGCCTGAGCGCCTGCGTCTGGAGCGCATGATTCGTGAGTTGAAACTTGCAAAAGTGGAACTGCGAGGACATGTAAATCGCGAGGAGGTACCTGCATTATTGGCCGAAGCCGATATATTCATGCATCCAGCAATAATGGATCAATGGCCGCAAGCCATTAATGAAGCGATGGCCGCGGGAATACCGATTATTGTATCGCGCCAGTCAGGAATATCAGAAACGCTTTTCACTAATTGTGAAAATGTAGTTATTTGTGAACTCAGCGTAGAATCTTTTGTAAATGCTGCAACTATCTTACTTCAAGTCAGCGCACATCGTGTAAACTTTTCTGCAGAATCACAGGCAAAATTGGTTGAGTTATTCAATCGGTCATTAATTACAATTTCTAATGGGTGTTGA